Proteins from a single region of Ischnura elegans chromosome 2, ioIscEleg1.1, whole genome shotgun sequence:
- the LOC124153397 gene encoding gustatory and odorant receptor 21a-like, with protein MVRYSGSAAIGPAFILNIGKEFPAMLLAAYGVIAWLDGGAKVNESGILIILIHHLADLILLGNSAHYAAHSAGSDIRDELSLIMVRPRTSNKLKNEIREFLQLMDASPPYITVGGYVILDKEFVSRLLGTMVTYLVVLLQFRHAMHTPTIPWMYHPTSNTTASTGDMDVGISTDSY; from the exons ATGGTACGATACAGTGGAAGTGCAGCCATAGGACCTGCCTTCATCCTAAATATAGGAAAAGAATTCCCAGCCATGCTGCTTGCAGCATATGGAGTGATCGCTTGGTTGGATGGAGGAGCCAAGGTCAATGAATCCGGAATCCTAATCATACTCATTCACCATCTCGCTGATCTCATCCTTCTTGGAAATTCAGCCCACTATGCTGCTCACAGT GCAGGATCTGACATCCGGGATGAGCTTTCACTAATTATGGTGAGACCAAGAACAAGTAATAAGCTTAAAAATGAG ATACGAGAATTTCTTCAATTGATGGATGCCAGCCCTCCTTACATAACTGTGGGTGGATATGTCATATTGGATAAAGAATTCGTAAGCCGG CTCTTGGGCACCATGGTGACATATTTGGTTGTGCTGCTGCAGTTTCGTCACGCCATGCACACCCCAACAATCCCCTGGATGTATCATCCAACATCAAACACAACTGCATCCACTGGTGACATGGATGTTGGAATTTCCACTGACAGCTACtaa